The Stenotrophomonas rhizophila genome has a window encoding:
- a CDS encoding replicative DNA helicase, protein MSARSGFRSDRKDRGDRFDRDEMRIDALRVPPHSIEAEQAVLGGLMLAPESYDRINDQLTETDFYRRDHQTIYRAIRELSERDRPFDAVTLGEWFESQGKMELVGDGAYLIELASTTPSAANISAYAEIVRDKAVLRQLIQVGTDIVNDGFQPEGRESSELLSAAEKSVFAIAEQGARGRTDFVAMPGALKDAFEELRNRFENGGNITGLPTGYADFDAMTAGLQPTDLIILAARPAMGKTTFALNIAEYAAIKSKKGVAVFSMEMSASQLAMRLISSNGRINAQRLRTGQLEDEDWSRVTGAIRMLKETKIFIDDTPGVSPEILRSKCRRLKREHDLGLIVIDYLQLMSVPGNSENRATEISEISRSLKGLAKELNVPVIALSQLNRSLETRTDKRPVMADLRESGAIEQDADMIVFIYRDDYYNKENSPDKGLAEIIIGKHRGGPTGSCKLKFFGEYTRFDNLSHDSVGSFE, encoded by the coding sequence ATGTCCGCCCGCTCCGGCTTCCGTTCCGACCGCAAAGACCGCGGTGACCGCTTTGATCGCGACGAGATGCGCATCGACGCGCTGCGCGTGCCTCCGCATTCGATCGAGGCCGAGCAGGCGGTGCTGGGCGGCTTGATGCTGGCCCCGGAAAGCTACGACCGGATCAACGACCAGCTGACCGAAACCGACTTCTACCGGCGCGACCACCAGACCATCTACCGGGCGATCCGCGAGCTGTCCGAGCGCGACCGCCCGTTCGATGCGGTGACCCTGGGCGAGTGGTTCGAATCGCAGGGCAAGATGGAACTGGTCGGCGATGGCGCCTACCTGATCGAACTGGCCAGCACCACGCCGTCGGCGGCCAACATCTCGGCCTATGCCGAGATCGTGCGCGACAAGGCGGTGCTGCGGCAGCTGATCCAGGTCGGCACCGACATCGTCAACGATGGTTTCCAGCCGGAAGGCCGCGAGAGCAGCGAACTGCTGTCGGCGGCGGAAAAATCCGTGTTCGCCATCGCAGAGCAGGGCGCGCGTGGCCGCACCGATTTCGTGGCGATGCCCGGCGCGCTGAAGGACGCTTTCGAAGAGCTGCGCAACCGCTTCGAGAACGGCGGCAACATCACCGGCCTGCCCACCGGCTACGCCGACTTCGACGCGATGACCGCCGGCCTGCAGCCGACCGACCTGATCATCCTGGCCGCGCGACCGGCCATGGGCAAGACCACCTTCGCGCTGAACATCGCCGAGTACGCCGCCATCAAGTCCAAGAAGGGCGTGGCGGTGTTCTCGATGGAAATGTCGGCGTCGCAGCTGGCCATGCGCCTGATTTCCTCCAACGGCCGCATCAACGCCCAGCGCCTGCGTACCGGCCAGCTGGAAGACGAGGACTGGAGCCGGGTCACCGGCGCCATCCGCATGCTGAAGGAAACCAAGATCTTCATCGACGACACGCCGGGCGTGTCGCCGGAGATCCTGCGCTCCAAGTGCCGCCGCCTCAAGCGCGAGCATGACCTGGGGTTGATCGTGATCGACTACCTGCAGCTGATGAGCGTGCCGGGCAACAGCGAAAACCGCGCCACGGAAATCTCGGAAATCTCGCGTTCGCTCAAGGGCCTGGCCAAGGAACTGAACGTGCCGGTGATCGCGCTGTCGCAGCTCAACCGCTCGCTGGAAACCCGAACCGACAAACGCCCGGTGATGGCCGACCTTCGCGAATCCGGCGCAATCGAGCAGGACGCGGACATGATCGTGTTCATCTACCGCGACGATTACTACAACAAGGAAAATTCCCCGGACAAGGGGCTGGCCGAGATCATCATCGGCAAGCACCGAGGCGGCCCGACCGGCTCGTGCAAGCTCAAGTTCTTCGGCGAGTACACCCGGTTCGATAACCTGTCGCACGATTCGGTGGGGTCGTTCGAATAA
- the asnB gene encoding asparagine synthase (glutamine-hydrolyzing), which translates to MCGLAGMLLAAPVREQAALEQQARRMGDALVHRGPDDSGVWADAASGIALAHRRLSILDLSPLGHQPMASDDGRYVLAYNGEVYNFAALRLELEARGHAFRGHSDTEVLLAAFVAWGLDETLQRANGMFAIALWDRAEQCLWLARDRVGKKPLYYGWAGDTLVFGSELKALWQHPAFDNDIDRDALTLLMRLDYIPAPHCIHERCFKLMPGRVLRLDAAAVAAGAAAHRPDQQQLPFWNARERMQQALASPFVGSDEEAENQLDALLRDAVGLRMVADVPVGVFLSGGTDSSVVAALMQSQSSTPIHSFSIGFQGSDHDEAPLAKALATHLGTDHTELYVSGADALAVVPALPAMFDEPFADASQVPTALVARLARSAVTVALSGDGGDELFFGYSRYQRALRNWTLLGRVPAPLRRWMAAHSQTQGEASRTGGLAALLAETGARGIGDVYRNRISRWRDPVSAVIGARGAGSFYDLADPLHGAGSPADAMMLADFSTYLPDDLLCKVDRTSMAVSLEARAPLLDWRVAGFAWSLPLSMKQRDGVSKYMLKRVLGRYVPQDMVHRPKRGFGAPVSAWLKGDLRGWADELLDPVRLQTEGVFHVDAIVPLWKQFQQGERKWHTHLWNVLMFQAWQAHWKEARAAVPRA; encoded by the coding sequence ATGTGTGGACTGGCAGGAATGTTGCTGGCCGCCCCGGTACGGGAGCAGGCCGCGTTGGAACAGCAGGCGCGCCGCATGGGCGATGCGCTGGTGCACCGTGGTCCCGATGACAGCGGGGTGTGGGCCGACGCGGCCAGTGGCATCGCGCTGGCGCACCGCCGGCTGAGCATCCTGGACCTGTCGCCGCTGGGCCACCAGCCGATGGCGTCCGACGACGGCCGCTATGTGCTGGCCTACAACGGCGAGGTCTACAACTTCGCCGCGCTGCGGCTGGAGCTGGAGGCGCGCGGCCATGCTTTCCGTGGGCATTCCGACACCGAAGTGCTGCTGGCCGCGTTCGTGGCCTGGGGCCTGGACGAGACCCTGCAGCGTGCCAATGGCATGTTCGCCATCGCCCTGTGGGACCGCGCCGAGCAGTGCCTGTGGCTGGCCCGCGACCGGGTCGGCAAGAAGCCGCTGTACTACGGCTGGGCCGGCGACACGCTGGTGTTCGGCTCGGAGCTGAAGGCGCTGTGGCAGCACCCCGCGTTCGACAACGATATCGACCGCGACGCGCTGACCCTGCTGATGCGGTTGGACTATATTCCGGCCCCGCACTGCATACACGAACGCTGCTTCAAGCTGATGCCGGGCCGGGTGCTGCGCCTGGATGCCGCCGCAGTGGCCGCCGGTGCGGCCGCGCACCGCCCCGACCAGCAGCAGCTGCCGTTCTGGAATGCGCGTGAGCGCATGCAGCAGGCGCTGGCCTCGCCGTTCGTGGGCAGCGACGAGGAGGCCGAGAACCAGCTCGATGCCCTGCTGCGCGATGCGGTCGGGCTGCGCATGGTGGCCGACGTGCCGGTGGGCGTGTTCCTCTCTGGCGGTACCGATTCGTCGGTGGTGGCGGCACTGATGCAGTCGCAGTCGTCCACGCCGATCCACAGTTTCAGCATCGGGTTCCAGGGCTCGGACCACGATGAGGCGCCGCTGGCCAAGGCCCTGGCCACCCACCTGGGCACCGACCACACCGAGCTGTATGTCAGCGGCGCCGATGCGCTGGCGGTGGTGCCGGCGCTGCCGGCGATGTTCGACGAGCCGTTCGCCGATGCCTCGCAGGTGCCGACCGCACTGGTGGCACGGCTGGCGCGCAGCGCGGTGACCGTGGCGCTGTCCGGGGACGGCGGCGATGAGCTGTTCTTCGGCTACAGCCGCTACCAGCGCGCGCTGCGCAACTGGACGCTGCTGGGCCGGGTACCGGCGCCGCTGCGGCGCTGGATGGCCGCCCATTCGCAGACCCAGGGCGAGGCCTCGCGCACCGGCGGCCTGGCTGCGCTGCTGGCCGAAACCGGGGCGCGCGGCATCGGCGATGTGTACCGCAACCGCATTTCGCGCTGGCGCGACCCGGTGTCCGCGGTGATCGGCGCGCGCGGCGCGGGCAGCTTCTATGACCTAGCCGACCCGCTGCACGGCGCCGGCTCGCCGGCCGACGCGATGATGCTGGCCGATTTCAGTACGTACCTGCCCGATGACCTGCTGTGCAAGGTGGACCGCACCAGCATGGCGGTCAGCCTGGAGGCGCGGGCGCCGCTGCTGGACTGGCGCGTGGCCGGGTTCGCCTGGTCGCTGCCGCTGTCGATGAAGCAGCGCGATGGGGTGAGCAAGTACATGCTGAAGCGGGTGCTGGGCCGTTACGTGCCGCAGGACATGGTGCACCGGCCCAAGCGCGGCTTTGGTGCGCCGGTCAGCGCATGGTTGAAGGGCGACCTGCGCGGCTGGGCTGATGAACTGCTGGATCCGGTGCGGTTGCAGACCGAAGGCGTGTTCCATGTGGATGCCATTGTTCCTCTGTGGAAGCAGTTCCAGCAGGGCGAGCGCAAATGGCATACCCATCTGTGGAACGTGCTGATGTTCCAGGCCTGGCAGGCGCATTGGAAAGAGGCGAGAGCGGCGGTTCCGCGCGCGTGA
- a CDS encoding GNAT family N-acetyltransferase, which yields MSIFDLRLETDRLILRPPRAEDFDAFLQFCTDPQVMQHLGGVQAPSQAWRSFSCLAGSWHLYGFSMFSVIEKSSGDWVGRMGPWQPLDWPGTEVGWSIRHASWGKGYAPEAAVAAIDWAFDTLGWDEVIHTIDAANENSKAVARKLGSTLLRMGELPPPHDVKPIEIWGQSRHQWRRRGTEEVKSA from the coding sequence ATGAGCATTTTCGATCTGCGCCTGGAAACCGACCGGCTGATCCTGCGCCCGCCACGCGCGGAGGACTTTGACGCCTTCCTGCAGTTCTGCACCGATCCGCAGGTGATGCAGCACCTGGGCGGGGTGCAGGCGCCGTCCCAGGCCTGGCGCAGTTTCAGCTGCCTGGCGGGCAGTTGGCACCTGTATGGCTTCTCGATGTTCTCGGTGATCGAGAAGAGCAGCGGCGACTGGGTGGGGCGCATGGGGCCGTGGCAACCGCTGGACTGGCCTGGGACCGAAGTCGGCTGGAGCATCCGCCACGCCAGCTGGGGCAAGGGCTACGCACCGGAGGCGGCGGTTGCCGCCATCGACTGGGCGTTCGACACGCTGGGCTGGGACGAGGTGATCCACACCATCGATGCGGCCAATGAGAACTCCAAGGCCGTTGCGCGCAAGCTGGGCAGCACGCTGCTGCGCATGGGCGAGCTGCCGCCGCCGCACGACGTCAAGCCGATCGAGATCTGGGGGCAGTCGCGCCACCAGTGGCGTCGAAGGGGGACGGAGGAGGTTAAGTCCGCTTAA
- a CDS encoding DUF6116 family protein yields the protein MPGPLLLPVMKWARGLRYPTLFKITAALFAVTLFIPDPIPFVDEILFGLGTLLLANWKRRSDTLPPRLDRRDA from the coding sequence ATGCCCGGTCCCCTGCTGCTACCTGTCATGAAATGGGCACGCGGACTGCGTTACCCCACGCTGTTCAAGATCACCGCCGCGCTGTTCGCGGTAACGCTGTTCATTCCAGACCCGATTCCGTTCGTGGATGAAATCCTGTTCGGGCTGGGCACGCTGCTGCTGGCCAACTGGAAGCGCCGCAGCGACACCCTGCCGCCGCGCCTGGACCGGCGCGACGCGTGA
- a CDS encoding NADPH-dependent FMN reductase, which produces MATPTIAVLVGSLRTGSHNQALAHALEKLAAGKASFEYVQIGDLPLYNQDFDKDYPAEGLRLKEQIKKADAVLFVTPEYNRSVPGVLKNAIDIGSRPYGHSAFAGKPAAVIGASIGAIGTALAQQHLRNILAYLDMPVLGQPEAFVHFKEGLIDPQGGISNEGTRDFLQGFVDKFLAWIATHGGQH; this is translated from the coding sequence ATGGCAACCCCCACCATCGCCGTGCTGGTCGGCAGCCTGCGCACCGGCTCGCACAACCAGGCCCTGGCCCATGCGCTGGAGAAGCTGGCCGCCGGAAAGGCCAGTTTCGAGTACGTGCAGATCGGCGACCTGCCGCTGTACAACCAGGACTTCGACAAGGATTACCCGGCCGAAGGTCTTCGCCTGAAGGAGCAGATCAAGAAGGCCGATGCGGTGCTGTTCGTCACCCCTGAATACAACCGCTCGGTGCCCGGCGTGCTCAAGAACGCCATCGACATTGGCTCGCGGCCGTACGGCCACAGCGCCTTCGCCGGCAAACCCGCCGCGGTGATCGGTGCTTCGATCGGCGCCATCGGCACCGCGCTGGCCCAGCAGCACCTGCGCAACATCCTGGCCTACCTGGACATGCCGGTGCTGGGCCAGCCCGAGGCGTTCGTCCACTTCAAGGAAGGGCTGATCGACCCGCAGGGCGGGATCAGCAACGAGGGCACCCGCGACTTCCTGCAGGGCTTCGTGGACAAGTTCCTGGCCTGGATCGCCACCCACGGCGGTCAGCATTGA
- the lpdA gene encoding dihydrolipoyl dehydrogenase codes for MAEQFDVVVIGAGPAGYHAAIRAAQLGLKTACIDAALGKDGKPALGGTCLRVGCIPSKALLDSSRQFWNMGHIFGDHGISFKDAKMDVEAMVGRKDKIVKQFTGGIAMLFKANKVTAYYGFGELQPGNVVKVTQHDGEVVELKGTNVIIAAGSDSIELPFAKFDGETIVDNVGGLDFTEVPARLAVIGAGVIGLELGSVWKRLGAEVTILEALPTFLAAADAEVGKVAAKEFKKQGLDIRLGAKVSKAEVTGKGKKKEVALTYTDAEGEKSLVVDKLLVAVGRRAATKGLLAEGTGVKVNERGQIEVDDHCHTGVDGVWAVGDCVRGPMLAHKGFEEGIAVAELIAGLPGHVNMDTIPWVIYTEPELAWVGKTEEQLKAEGIPYKAGSFPFAANGRAVAMIEPAGFVKVLAHAETDRILGMHLVGANVSELVHEGVLTMEFSGSADDLARICHAHPSLSEVVHDAAMAVSKRAIHKAN; via the coding sequence ATGGCTGAACAATTCGACGTTGTCGTCATCGGTGCCGGTCCGGCCGGCTACCACGCCGCCATCCGCGCCGCGCAGCTGGGTCTGAAGACCGCCTGCATCGACGCTGCACTGGGCAAGGATGGCAAGCCGGCGCTGGGCGGTACCTGCCTGCGCGTGGGCTGCATCCCGTCCAAGGCGCTGCTGGACTCCTCGCGCCAGTTCTGGAACATGGGCCACATCTTTGGCGACCACGGCATCAGCTTCAAGGACGCCAAGATGGACGTCGAGGCGATGGTTGGCCGCAAGGACAAGATCGTCAAGCAGTTCACTGGCGGCATCGCCATGCTGTTCAAGGCCAACAAGGTCACCGCCTACTACGGTTTCGGTGAACTGCAGCCGGGCAACGTGGTCAAGGTCACCCAGCACGACGGCGAAGTCGTCGAGCTCAAGGGCACCAACGTGATCATCGCCGCCGGTTCGGATTCGATCGAACTGCCGTTCGCCAAGTTCGACGGCGAGACCATCGTCGACAACGTCGGCGGCCTGGACTTCACCGAAGTGCCGGCGCGCCTGGCCGTGATCGGCGCCGGTGTGATCGGCCTGGAACTGGGCAGCGTGTGGAAGCGCCTCGGCGCCGAAGTGACCATCCTGGAAGCGCTGCCGACCTTCCTGGCCGCGGCCGATGCCGAAGTGGGCAAGGTTGCCGCCAAGGAATTCAAGAAGCAGGGCCTGGACATCCGCCTGGGTGCCAAGGTTTCCAAGGCGGAAGTGACCGGCAAGGGCAAGAAGAAGGAAGTCGCCCTGACCTACACCGACGCCGAAGGCGAAAAGAGCCTGGTGGTGGACAAGCTGCTGGTGGCCGTCGGCCGCCGCGCCGCGACCAAGGGCCTGCTGGCCGAAGGTACCGGCGTGAAGGTCAACGAGCGTGGCCAGATCGAAGTGGACGACCATTGCCACACCGGCGTTGATGGCGTGTGGGCGGTCGGCGACTGCGTGCGCGGCCCGATGCTGGCGCACAAGGGCTTCGAGGAAGGCATCGCGGTGGCCGAGCTGATCGCGGGCCTGCCGGGCCACGTCAACATGGACACCATTCCGTGGGTCATCTACACCGAGCCGGAACTGGCCTGGGTAGGCAAGACCGAGGAGCAGCTGAAGGCCGAAGGCATTCCGTACAAGGCCGGCAGCTTCCCGTTCGCCGCCAACGGCCGCGCCGTGGCCATGATCGAGCCGGCTGGCTTCGTCAAGGTCCTGGCCCACGCCGAGACCGACCGCATCCTGGGCATGCACCTGGTCGGCGCGAACGTGTCCGAGCTGGTCCACGAAGGCGTGCTGACCATGGAGTTCAGTGGTTCGGCCGACGACCTGGCCCGCATCTGCCACGCCCACCCGTCCCTGTCGGAAGTCGTCCACGACGCCGCCATGGCCGTGAGCAAGCGCGCGATCCACAAGGCCAACTGA
- a CDS encoding TatD family hydrolase produces the protein MSLIDSHCHLDADEFDHDRAQVIARAQEAGVRTQVVPAVTAASWPKLRETCQLADGLYPAYGLHPMFLDQHRPEHLDQLREWIAREQPCAVGECGLDFFVEGLDAEQQQFYFYAQLRIAREFDLPVIVHARRAVDAVIAAIKQVGGLRGVIHSFPGSPEQAAQLHKLGFLVGLGGPLTYERAQRLQRLVAQLPLEQLLLETDAPDQPDAGIRGERNEPARLTVIAETVAKLRGETVEAIADQTSANARRLFALP, from the coding sequence GTGAGCCTGATCGACAGCCACTGCCACTTGGACGCGGACGAATTCGATCACGACCGCGCCCAGGTAATCGCCCGTGCGCAGGAGGCAGGTGTTCGAACACAGGTGGTGCCCGCGGTGACCGCCGCCAGCTGGCCCAAGCTGCGTGAGACCTGCCAGCTGGCCGACGGACTGTATCCGGCATATGGGCTGCACCCCATGTTCCTGGACCAGCATCGCCCGGAGCACCTGGACCAGCTGCGCGAGTGGATCGCCCGCGAGCAGCCGTGTGCGGTGGGCGAGTGCGGACTGGATTTCTTCGTGGAAGGCCTGGATGCCGAACAGCAGCAGTTTTACTTCTACGCGCAGTTGCGGATCGCGCGCGAGTTCGACCTGCCGGTGATCGTGCACGCGCGCCGCGCCGTGGATGCGGTGATCGCCGCCATCAAACAGGTGGGCGGCCTTCGCGGGGTGATCCACAGTTTTCCCGGCAGCCCGGAACAGGCCGCGCAGCTGCACAAACTGGGTTTCCTGGTCGGCCTGGGCGGTCCGCTGACCTATGAACGTGCCCAGCGCCTGCAGCGACTGGTGGCACAGCTGCCACTGGAGCAGCTGCTGCTGGAAACCGATGCGCCCGACCAGCCCGACGCCGGCATCCGCGGCGAGCGCAATGAGCCGGCGCGGCTGACGGTGATTGCCGAAACCGTCGCGAAGTTGCGCGGCGAAACGGTGGAGGCAATTGCCGACCAGACTTCCGCCAACGCACGCCGGCTGTTCGCCCTCCCGTAG
- a CDS encoding glycine zipper 2TM domain-containing protein, with protein sequence MKSTTTTVLVAAGALLVGGIATAAFMKSGSSTDPVTAAQTRPSLDTTPLADDGARTDELAVDKAGRLEYADVVKVDPLTQKEKAYATVIGTEPVRETSTTQTPHEVCNDVVVQERLPERDGNVGGTVAGAVIGGLLGNQVGGGNGRKAATAAGAVAGGVIGNQVDKRHVGGRVVNRTERQCHTETATSESTKVTGYNVTYRNEDGTTGTMRMASKPGNRIAMGTTSNVTGYNVTYRYDGVEKTVKMANKPSSDRLPVVDGQLVTQTAALDTARQ encoded by the coding sequence ATGAAAAGCACAACTACTACTGTCCTGGTCGCTGCAGGCGCCCTGCTGGTCGGGGGCATCGCCACCGCCGCCTTCATGAAAAGCGGTAGCTCCACCGACCCGGTTACCGCCGCGCAGACCCGCCCGAGCCTGGACACCACGCCGCTGGCCGACGATGGTGCGCGCACCGACGAACTCGCCGTGGACAAGGCCGGCCGGCTGGAATACGCCGACGTGGTCAAGGTCGATCCGCTGACCCAGAAGGAAAAGGCCTACGCCACCGTGATCGGCACCGAGCCGGTGCGTGAGACCTCCACCACCCAGACCCCGCACGAGGTCTGCAACGACGTGGTGGTGCAGGAACGCCTGCCCGAGCGCGACGGCAATGTCGGCGGCACCGTGGCCGGCGCCGTCATCGGTGGCCTGCTGGGCAACCAGGTGGGCGGCGGCAATGGCCGCAAGGCCGCCACCGCCGCCGGCGCCGTTGCTGGCGGCGTGATCGGCAACCAGGTGGACAAGCGCCACGTCGGTGGCCGCGTGGTCAACCGCACCGAGCGCCAGTGCCACACCGAAACGGCCACCTCTGAATCGACCAAGGTCACCGGCTACAACGTGACCTACCGCAATGAAGACGGCACCACCGGCACCATGCGCATGGCTAGCAAGCCGGGCAACCGCATCGCCATGGGCACCACCAGCAACGTCACCGGCTACAACGTGACCTACCGCTACGACGGCGTTGAAAAGACCGTCAAGATGGCCAACAAGCCCAGCAGCGACCGCCTGCCGGTCGTGGACGGCCAGCTGGTCACCCAGACCGCCGCGCTGGATACCGCCCGCCAGTAA
- a CDS encoding thiamine pyrophosphate-dependent enzyme: MVAVVPDPIPARMKGLNRAEVCDANFIEYVQRWDGQAAPRPAGNAPILPGSTLDAQGFDALFESQLVSRHLDLMARVLRVQNKVFYTIGSSGHEGNALVARLARHTDPAFLHYRSGAFMAERFRQRPGMDPVMDAALSFAASRDDPASGGRHKVWGSKPLWVLPQTSTIASHLPKALGTALAIETARRIGHGLPIPDDSVVICSFGDASANHATAQTAFNTAAWAAYQRLPAPVLFVCEDNGIGISVKTPDGWIADSFSHRPGLDYFFADGLDLASGHAQVQRALEHCRRTRRPTFLHLRTTRLMGHAGTDFEIEWRPLPELCAAEAADPLLRSAQIALESGWMTPAQVMARYEAMRARCFAAADAADQRPKLGELAEIMAPLAPYTPAAVHAEARRVPAAEEREAVFGGAAQLPERQPPRHLAIQINQALHDLLCKYPSSLLFGEDVAQKGGVYTVSKGLLKAFGPRRVFNTLLDETMILGMAQGLANLGMLPIPEIQYLAYLHNAADQLRGEACSLQFFSNDQYRNPMLVRIAGLGYQKGFGGHFHNDNSIAALRDIPGLVVGCASRGDDAAMMLRTLAALAHVDGRVAVFLEPIALYMTKELHAPGDGQWLFPYPAPDQALVLGEGRVYAAEANDLVIFTYGNGVPMSLRAARTIEAELGWQVRVVDLRWLVPLNAGFIAGQAADARRVMVVDEGRHSAGVGEGVITALVEAGFGHLPLQRVCGADTYTPLAGAAMCVLPSDNAVTSAARVLAQDH, from the coding sequence ATGGTTGCCGTGGTTCCCGATCCGATTCCCGCGCGCATGAAAGGCCTGAACCGGGCCGAGGTCTGCGACGCCAACTTCATCGAGTACGTACAGCGCTGGGACGGACAGGCAGCACCACGCCCCGCCGGTAATGCGCCGATCCTGCCGGGCAGCACGCTGGACGCGCAGGGCTTCGACGCGCTGTTCGAGTCGCAGCTGGTCAGCCGCCACCTGGACCTGATGGCGCGCGTGCTGCGCGTGCAGAACAAGGTCTTCTACACCATCGGTTCGTCTGGCCACGAAGGCAATGCGCTGGTGGCGCGGCTGGCCCGGCACACCGATCCGGCGTTCCTGCACTACCGCTCCGGCGCGTTCATGGCCGAGCGCTTCCGCCAGCGGCCAGGCATGGACCCGGTGATGGACGCGGCGCTGTCCTTCGCCGCCAGCCGCGACGATCCGGCCAGCGGCGGGCGCCACAAGGTCTGGGGCAGCAAGCCGCTCTGGGTGCTGCCGCAGACCTCCACCATCGCCTCGCACCTGCCCAAGGCGCTGGGCACTGCGCTGGCCATTGAAACCGCGCGCCGCATCGGCCATGGCCTGCCTATTCCGGACGACAGCGTGGTGATCTGTTCCTTCGGCGACGCTTCGGCCAACCATGCCACGGCGCAGACCGCATTCAACACCGCCGCCTGGGCCGCTTACCAGCGCCTGCCGGCACCGGTGCTGTTCGTGTGCGAGGACAATGGCATCGGCATTTCGGTGAAAACGCCGGACGGGTGGATTGCCGACAGCTTCAGCCACCGGCCCGGCCTGGACTACTTCTTCGCCGATGGCCTGGACCTGGCCAGCGGCCACGCGCAGGTGCAACGCGCGCTGGAGCATTGTCGCCGCACCCGTCGCCCGACGTTCCTGCACCTGCGCACCACGCGGTTGATGGGCCACGCGGGGACGGATTTCGAGATCGAATGGCGGCCGCTGCCGGAGCTGTGCGCGGCAGAGGCGGCTGATCCCCTGCTGCGCTCGGCGCAGATCGCGTTGGAGTCCGGTTGGATGACGCCCGCCCAGGTGATGGCGCGTTACGAGGCGATGCGCGCGCGCTGCTTCGCTGCCGCCGACGCGGCCGACCAGCGGCCCAAACTGGGCGAGCTGGCCGAGATCATGGCGCCGCTGGCGCCTTACACCCCCGCTGCCGTGCACGCCGAAGCCCGCCGGGTGCCGGCGGCGGAGGAGCGCGAGGCGGTGTTCGGCGGCGCGGCGCAGTTGCCGGAACGGCAGCCACCGCGGCACCTGGCGATCCAGATCAACCAGGCCCTGCACGACCTGCTGTGCAAGTACCCCTCGTCACTGCTGTTCGGCGAGGACGTCGCACAGAAGGGCGGGGTGTACACGGTCAGCAAGGGGCTGCTGAAAGCCTTTGGCCCGCGCCGGGTGTTCAACACGCTGCTGGATGAAACCATGATCCTGGGCATGGCCCAGGGCCTGGCCAATCTTGGCATGCTGCCGATCCCGGAAATCCAGTACCTGGCCTACCTGCACAACGCCGCCGACCAGCTGCGCGGCGAGGCCTGTTCGCTGCAGTTCTTTTCCAACGACCAGTACCGCAACCCGATGCTGGTGCGCATTGCCGGGCTGGGCTACCAGAAGGGCTTCGGCGGCCACTTCCACAACGACAACTCGATCGCCGCGCTGCGCGACATCCCCGGGCTGGTGGTGGGCTGCGCCTCGCGCGGCGATGACGCGGCGATGATGCTGCGCACGCTGGCGGCGCTGGCCCATGTGGATGGGCGGGTGGCGGTGTTCCTGGAGCCCATCGCGCTGTACATGACCAAGGAACTGCACGCACCCGGTGATGGCCAGTGGCTGTTCCCATACCCCGCGCCGGACCAGGCGCTGGTGCTGGGCGAGGGGCGGGTATACGCAGCCGAGGCCAACGACCTGGTGATCTTCACCTACGGCAACGGGGTGCCGATGAGCCTGCGTGCGGCGCGCACCATTGAAGCCGAACTCGGCTGGCAGGTGCGGGTGGTCGACCTGCGCTGGCTGGTGCCGCTCAACGCCGGCTTCATTGCCGGGCAGGCTGCCGATGCCCGGCGGGTGATGGTGGTGGACGAGGGCCGGCACAGCGCGGGGGTGGGGGAGGGGGTGATCACCGCGCTGGTCGAGGCCGGCTTCGGCCACCTGCCGCTGCAGCGGGTGTGCGGGGCCGATACCTACACACCGCTCGCGGGGGCAGCAATGTGCGTGCTTCCAAGCGACAATGCGGTAACAAGCGCCGCGCGGGTGTTGGCGCAGGACCATTGA